The sequence below is a genomic window from Tachysurus vachellii isolate PV-2020 chromosome 2, HZAU_Pvac_v1, whole genome shotgun sequence.
CCGTGCATGAAGTCGGAAAGAGTCGTAGTTGCTACAACATCGAGTTTACCTTCGATGCTGATACACAAGTCGCCATCACTATTTACTATCAAGCTGTTGAGGAATTCCACAATGGTGTGCCAGTGTGAGTAACGTTAGtgcaaacatactgtatgttaaacaaaatatatgcaaACCTGGTCATGATTTAAAGAATGGCTGAGCATTAAGAACTCATTTACGAAGGGAAATACTGTCAGATAAAACAAATACCGCTGAGACAGCATACTTTCTACTGGTCTTAATggccctaaaaaaaaaacaaagcacattttacacattttcagcTGACAGCGCTCTGCTTGTTGTATATTGATAGATACCTGCCGCAGGACAGCTCTCTGAAATCAGAGACGGTGCATTTTAAGAGAGGCGTCTGCCAGCAGTTCTGCTTGCCCTCGCATTCCGTCAACTTGTCCGAGTGGTCAGACGAGGAGGTAAGAGTTCATCATGAGTACTTAAGCTTAAGTGCATTTATGTGCGGGTTTCTACACTCAGATAAATTGTGTCTTTTTGTATTGACTGCATTAAATCAATCAAAAATCCAAAATATATATGCTTCAACTTTAGCCACTTGACTTTAGGCATGGAAATTCTATTacaagtgctgacactggagactccttccagaaataaaaaaactataaactataaaaaaaacgaTAGCTTATTAGATCGAGTGCATTAAGTCTGCATAAAGAAGTGCTTTTATGGAAAATtcacctgaccaatcagagtcaagGATTTGACAGCGATGTTgtataggaaaataatacacataaaaaaatacacactcgAATAATACACACTCGATCTAATAAgctatcgtttttttttttttctacaaatctATTTGGAAAGCCAATTCAATATCAGTCGGTTTGATCGCTAAGTAGCTGTGTGCCTTCTGGATTTCACATTTCCATTTCTATTTGTTCACTTTTGCAGAATCCAATCAAAGTGTACAGAttttcaatacacacacaaatttgtgttagtgatgtgtgtgtgtatgtgtgttatttttcagcttttatttgaCATGGATAAAGAAGTTTTCCCTATGGTGGTTCAGGCGGTGGTGGATGAAGGAGACGGTGAGTCGAGTCATTGCTGATTATGTTTCTGTTAACGATTTATGTTTTCACACCAATCTACTTTTTTTCTACAGAACATTTTGGACACGCGCACATTCTTCTGGCCACCTTTGAGAAGGTATGTGTGATTTAAAGCTCACAGTAACGTTTAGTTAAGCGTTAGCTGTGgattaaacacaaatacagcagCATTTGCAATGACTTGAAACTTTGCTCTTTTAATAGCACATGGATGGCAGCTACTGTGTGAAACCAATGAAGCAGAAGCAAGTGGTAAGACTGTGTAATTATTTTAGACTATAGATCTACAGCATTTATACTAAGTATACAGGCAatatgtactgtgtgtttatttcacctAATGCGACTggctgcatatttttttttttataaaatataaaaatctactGATAGAACAAAAGAAGTTTAccatgtttagtttatttaacatCATCAGCGACAGCAATCAGAGGACAACGAAGCCGCACTTAAAGGCTTATGGCTTTAGCCAATTTTTTTGGGTCAAAATTGTttccaatattttaaaattgatGCCTTAACatcactgaaaaaaattaataaacaaataaatcccgGAAGAAATTGTAAAAGATTGGCTTCACACTcatagctattttaattttaatccaTTGGCCAAAAAaatgaacgaataaataaataaaaattattattgagCTACTTTTTTGATTAAACactttttaatcaaattaaaaaaaaatttcgtcacatacaattcatttaaaaaagtgtcaatagaaataaattgtacattaattagaaataaagatttaaagataaatcagatagaaaacaaaaaggaaataaatgtagtatactgtataataaagtgGGAGGCTATAAAGGTAAATATCATTTTGGAGAAAATATGGGAAAAAGTGGGacaaaatatggaaaaaatatgaaatggttatggggaaaaaaacaagctatGGGAAGAAATGGGACATTATATGGGAAGAAATATATgggacaaacacaaataaagtaTGGGAAAAAAACTAACTATGGGAAGAAATGGGACACAATATgggaaaaatatgaagaaaagagcagagaagagaagtttagagaagagaagagaagagaagagaagagaagagaagagaaaagaagagaagagaaaagaagagaagagaagagaagggtagagaagagaagagaagagaagagaagagaagagaagagaacaggatgttcaacaagaacataatggtcaggtgtccacaaacatttttcCATATGGTGTACATTAAAGCAAGTGCCACGTAGCTTTCATGTTGAAGTCATGATTTATTAATGAAGATGAATCTTCTATAAATCAAGAAATGACAACAAATAAATCCCTCTGTTCAACACCGtgataatgtattataatgtaCTCGTTAATATAACCTATATTAGAATTTCATTTCGATTTTGATTTCTGATAAAAAATATTCCGATGGTGTTTCAGGTGGATGGTGTTAGTTACCTACTTCAGGAGATTTATGGCATagaaaacaaatacaacagTCAGGAATCCAAAGTAAGTTTTCTATCCATTTTTATCGTTAAATGTTTACTTAATATCTCAGTCTTTTCTGCCTCCTAGGAATATCGAAGTGTCACCCCATGAGTTAAACAGAGCGTAAATAATGTGTTGTGGTCCATCAGGTGGCTGACGACGAGATCAGCGACAACAGCgcggagtgtgtggtgtgtctgtcaGATGTGCGCGACACACTCATCCTCCCCTGCAGACACCTGTGCTTGTGTAACGCCTGCGCAGACACTCTGCGCTACCAAGCCAACTGCTGCCCGATTTGCCGTCTGCGTAAGGACACGTcttcttcaccttgtttaaatctTAACCGAGCttaaattcacttttatttttgttaatcatTTCTTCTTCcccggggggcatggtggcttagaggttatcacgttcgtctcacacctccagggttgggggttcgattcccgcctccaccttgtgtgtgtggagtttgcatgttctccccgtgcctcgggggtttcctccgggtactccggtttcctcccccggtccaaagacatgcatggtaggttgattggcatctctgaaaaattgtccgtagtgtgtgattgtgtgagtgaatgagtgtgtgtgccctgtgataagttggcactccgtccagggtgtatcctgccttgatgcccgatgatgcctgagataggcacaggcaccctgagacccgaggtagttcggataagcggtagaaaatgagtgagtgagatgagaaTTCTTCTTCCTGCAGCGTTTCGAGCACTGCTGCAGATCCGAGCCTTGAGGAGGAAGCTATGCCCCGTCTCCACTACCGGCTACAATCCAGCCATCACGTCCCAGTCCTCGGACTCTGAGGAGCATTCGGTAATGAAACAAACCTGCACTTTGTCTCTGAAAGCCTCTCTGAAtcacaaaataaattacaacCACCCACCTTCTATCATTTCCAACACTGGCTAATGCTGTTACCTAAACACGATTCACTCACTCGGTCGTTTCATTTTACAGCGGTCTACAGTCAGCTCTACAAGGTCAGCCGTTTGCAGGAATTATTCGCACCCAAGAGAATAAGAGAGtccttaaaaataataaaaaacgaTCCTGCTTATAAAGGGGGCATCTATTAGTTTCTGAAAAGCCCTTTCTGATGATTGTAAATATAACTTGAATTCATAATTTATGAGTTGTAGTTTGATGTGAACAAAGGAGCTTGTAGAAGTGGGAAACCTAGCTGGGCATTACAGGAAGAGGCTTTCTAGCATTTCTTTCTAAAGTAGACATCATCAAATATTAACACCGTCTATGCCAATACTTTTTCAGTCGCTgatggagagaaaaataaactgcGCTACTCAAGACTCTGTTTTGtgaatagaaaaaatatattgtatttaaataaaacccacGCAGCATCCAGAATATTTCTCATAAAAGGtaccaataattctggagcagATGCAGGTTACATGCCGATCGTgctgattttattcattaagcTTTAACTGCTTGTAGAGTAGATCACTACTTAACTGTAATGTACTGCTCTTGTAATAATTTTTAAGGCTCTGACTATAGGAAGAAAATACTTTAACGTTTGTGTGCCTTAATTTCTTAAATACTGCTTATTAAACCTGCTGTGATGTCCTGGTCAGTGGGATATTCATTACAATAAAGAGTCTGTGGCTGCTGATGTTCCTCTGTTTTAGGCGGCTGAACACATTCCCCAGGGTTTCGAGGCCGTGTCTCTTTTAGAAGCTCTTAATGGCCCACTGAACCCGTCACCCTGCACTCCTGCACTGCACGGCCTGACTAAAGCTCACATCTCAGGCATTCTGCCTGCGTACGGCACTGCGAGTCATCACACGgccacacactctctgtctcacttagAACACTCTGTCACCTCCAGCCAAGGCCTCAAGGTCAAGAAGAGCAGCTCCAAGTGAGTGACACACTgaccactcactctctctctgtctgtctttttctctcggtctgtctgtctgtctgtctgtctgtctgtctgtctctctgtctgcctgtctgtttctttctttctgcatcactgtttttctgtctgtcaacCCTTTACCCCCCcattatatctatctatctatctatctatctatctatctatctatctatctatctatctatctatctgtctgtctatctgtctgtctgtctgtctgtctgtttatatgtttttttgtctgtctacACCTCTTTCTGTCTACTCTTTTTTTCCTGTGTCTGtatattctgttttttcttctaaatcTAAATCGGTAaattctctatctatctatctatctatctatctatctatctatctatctatctatctatctgtctgtctgtctgtctgtctgtctgtctgtctgtctgtctgtctgtctgtctgtctgtctatgtttgtttgtctgtctacaCCTCTTTCTGTctactctttttttcctctatctatctatctatctatctatctatctatctatctatctatctatctatctatctatctatctatctatctatctatctatctgtctgtctgtctgtctgtctgtctgtctgtctgtttatgtctgtttgtctgtctacaCCTCTTTCTGTctactctttttttcctctgtctgtctgtctgtatgtctgtttgtctgccctgtgttctgtgtttctctctgtctatttatGGGATTTAattgatctgtctgtctgtctgtctgtctgtcgatTCCCAATCTGCTCCTCCAGGTCTCTCTCCCAGAATTCCCAGAACTCCTCTGTGCTGcctgaggaggaggatgagaagTCATGCAGTGAATCAGAGGCTCAGGTGTGCAGGAGGAAACTGCCTGTGGATCAGCAAGAGGTACACAACTGCTGTGATCTAAGAGAAACGAGATTCTTTTCACTTTCCTTACAAACACTGACATGACGTGGGGGTAAATGTAATAACTCTTTATGTCAAGAGGCATCACACTGCACCTGCACtgactagtgtta
It includes:
- the rnf157 gene encoding E3 ubiquitin ligase RNF157, with the translated sequence MGALTSRQNAGVEEVDIPSNSVYRYPPKSGSYFASHFIMGGEKFDSTHPEGYLFGENTDLNFLGNRPVTFPYIAPPPHEPVKTLRSLVNIRKDTLRLVRCTEDMKLPVHEVGKSRSCYNIEFTFDADTQVAITIYYQAVEEFHNGVPVYLPQDSSLKSETVHFKRGVCQQFCLPSHSVNLSEWSDEELLFDMDKEVFPMVVQAVVDEGDEHFGHAHILLATFEKHMDGSYCVKPMKQKQVVDGVSYLLQEIYGIENKYNSQESKVADDEISDNSAECVVCLSDVRDTLILPCRHLCLCNACADTLRYQANCCPICRLPFRALLQIRALRRKLCPVSTTGYNPAITSQSSDSEEHSAAEHIPQGFEAVSLLEALNGPLNPSPCTPALHGLTKAHISGILPAYGTASHHTATHSLSHLEHSVTSSQGLKVKKSSSKSLSQNSQNSSVLPEEEDEKSCSESEAQVCRRKLPVDQQECGITPESDNFTLSSCGAIEQSSCSGTPLSSTITSPEDPVSSSLAQSVMSMASSQSQNSRISTDTLSSMSGSYLTGVEGDVRHQNTPESRPASQQESETTPSESHDHRFMVAVVEEQDSEGNDVTEEDCASPTKDQGGRRRSEVPCPEFDNNNQGRSDTHCVTGLDNEQAPDGQFAELLYLEATWRSHESLLQHASNSNINLDEQSITNIGTSPKNTPKTRHGPLAV